One genomic segment of Salinigranum rubrum includes these proteins:
- a CDS encoding TenA family protein, with translation MTVPSTYADYADARDDPRFTDWLRARSEPAWTEATEHRFVAELADGTVADDVFRRYLVQDYAFVTTLAALVGHAAGEAPTVAGKRELAGFLRTLTDEEDDYFERSFDALSVPEADRTSPRKTATTEAFEDLLTRAAHEGGYAESLATLLAVEWVYCTWGVANADASPDPFYLVEWIDLHSVPAFESFVAWLRTELDREGPTLSPRREERVARHFRRAVDIEVAFFDAAYGR, from the coding sequence GTGACCGTTCCCTCGACCTACGCCGACTACGCGGACGCCCGCGACGACCCGCGCTTCACCGACTGGCTCCGCGCCCGGTCGGAACCGGCGTGGACCGAGGCGACGGAACACCGCTTCGTCGCGGAACTGGCCGACGGAACCGTCGCGGACGACGTATTCCGCCGCTATCTCGTCCAGGACTACGCGTTCGTCACGACGCTGGCGGCCCTCGTCGGGCACGCGGCGGGCGAGGCTCCGACCGTGGCGGGAAAACGCGAACTCGCGGGCTTTCTCCGCACGCTCACCGACGAGGAGGACGACTACTTCGAGCGGTCGTTCGACGCGCTTTCGGTCCCCGAGGCGGACCGAACGTCCCCACGCAAGACGGCCACGACCGAGGCGTTCGAGGACCTCCTCACCCGTGCGGCCCACGAGGGCGGCTACGCCGAGTCGCTCGCTACGCTCCTGGCCGTCGAGTGGGTGTACTGCACCTGGGGGGTCGCCAACGCCGACGCCTCACCCGACCCATTCTACCTCGTCGAGTGGATCGACCTGCACTCGGTTCCGGCGTTCGAGTCGTTCGTCGCGTGGCTCCGGACCGAACTCGACCGGGAGGGGCCGACGCTCTCGCCCCGTCGCGAAGAGCGCGTCGCCCGGCACTTCCGCCGGGCGGTCGACATCGAAGTCGCGTTCTTCGACGCGGCGTACGGGAGATAG
- a CDS encoding sodium:solute symporter family transporter, translating to MVTAGTTLAVTVVTLLCFTGLGLWYVRRRGGVRSAEEFVSARNSTGPGATTATLVASVMGVWILLAPVEAGAAFGGVSAVLGYAVGEAIPMLAYARLGPRIRELIPEGHSLTEYALARYGRGMYVFVLLVSVFYMFVFLAAELTGIASAFELVAGIPRWQTGLLVGGFVLLYTSYGGLPASIFTDAVQTVLVVPLLVLSAVGALVVLGGPGAVYGQVVAADPSLVDPTFFTGLRFGVWVAVAILGAELINQTWWQRIYAARDSETLKKGFRRAAVTNFCVVLVAGLFGVAARGVADIVVTGEGYNASIAFFVLLGEAFPEPLVLGVVLLALLLVMSTADTLFNALASVVTADLPRVLDDPTDRTLTWGARLLTVVVAVAAILVSLRAQSVLRLFLLADLFGAAVMVPLLYGLYSRRATGTGMLVASLAGLAVGLAFFPSPIVRSVTTAVPVVGPLLPAADFLPAFLGAAGVSALVAVLSARLSGATYELERLASAVRRFDAGAVDATDEPSD from the coding sequence ATGGTGACCGCAGGGACCACGCTCGCGGTGACGGTGGTTACCCTCCTGTGTTTCACCGGTCTCGGCCTCTGGTACGTCCGGCGGCGGGGTGGCGTCCGGAGCGCAGAGGAGTTCGTCAGCGCGCGCAACTCCACCGGGCCGGGCGCGACGACGGCGACGCTCGTCGCGAGCGTGATGGGCGTGTGGATCCTGCTCGCGCCGGTCGAGGCGGGCGCGGCGTTCGGCGGGGTGTCGGCCGTCCTCGGCTACGCGGTCGGCGAGGCGATTCCGATGCTCGCGTACGCGCGACTCGGCCCGCGCATCCGCGAACTCATCCCCGAGGGCCACTCGCTCACCGAGTACGCCCTCGCCCGCTACGGTCGAGGAATGTACGTGTTCGTCCTCCTCGTGAGTGTCTTCTACATGTTCGTGTTCTTGGCTGCGGAACTCACGGGCATCGCGAGCGCCTTCGAACTCGTCGCGGGCATCCCGCGCTGGCAGACCGGCCTCCTGGTGGGCGGGTTCGTCCTCCTGTACACGAGTTACGGCGGCCTCCCGGCGAGCATCTTCACCGACGCCGTCCAGACCGTGCTGGTCGTCCCCCTCCTCGTCCTCAGTGCCGTCGGTGCGCTCGTCGTCCTCGGCGGTCCCGGGGCGGTCTACGGGCAGGTCGTGGCGGCCGACCCGAGCCTCGTCGACCCGACGTTCTTTACCGGACTCCGCTTCGGCGTCTGGGTCGCCGTCGCCATCCTCGGCGCGGAACTCATCAACCAGACGTGGTGGCAGCGCATCTACGCCGCCCGCGATTCGGAAACCCTGAAGAAGGGGTTCCGCCGGGCCGCCGTCACCAACTTCTGCGTCGTCCTCGTCGCCGGACTGTTCGGGGTGGCCGCCCGCGGCGTCGCCGACATCGTCGTCACCGGCGAGGGGTACAACGCGAGCATCGCCTTCTTCGTCCTCCTGGGCGAGGCGTTCCCCGAACCGCTCGTCCTCGGCGTCGTCCTCCTCGCGCTCTTGCTCGTGATGAGCACCGCCGACACGCTGTTCAACGCGCTGGCGAGCGTCGTCACGGCGGACCTCCCGCGCGTGCTCGACGACCCGACCGACCGGACGCTGACGTGGGGAGCGCGACTGCTCACCGTCGTCGTCGCCGTCGCCGCCATCCTGGTCAGCCTCCGCGCACAGAGCGTCCTTCGATTGTTCCTGCTGGCGGACCTCTTCGGCGCGGCGGTGATGGTGCCGCTCCTCTACGGACTGTACTCCCGGCGAGCGACAGGAACAGGGATGCTCGTCGCCAGCCTCGCCGGCCTCGCCGTCGGCCTGGCGTTCTTCCCCTCCCCCATCGTCCGGTCGGTCACGACGGCCGTGCCCGTCGTCGGACCGCTGCTCCCCGCCGCGGACTTCCTCCCGGCGTTCCTCGGGGCGGCCGGCGTCTCCGCGCTCGTGGCCGTCCTCTCCGCGCGTCTCAGCGGCGCGACGTACGAACTGGAGCGACTCGCCAGCGCCGTCCGGCGGTTCGACGCGGGTGCCGTCGACGCGACGGACGAGCCAAGCGACTGA
- a CDS encoding PAS domain S-box protein has protein sequence MSEQRATASNDRSSRQAVYEAFADRSRSVEEAVERALTVGTDRLGVGLGFLTEITEERQVIRTVQASGTDGTIEAGDSCPLDRAYCRRTIQQDGALCVQDATSSTAVSPAAYDAFGLDTYVGVKVTVNEEVYGTVCFADTEPRAEPFPESDQLFVEVLAQLIGQALERRRHEQSLREQNERLRAEKRRIQRIADTTYDLLFEIDPDTRLTYVSTAVGTVLGYTPEEAMGNSFAEYIAPSSLPAATAAFERVFDGEPVRDLELTAVTADGDEAVIEINGKPIVEDEDVAAVQGVARDITARREREAELRLKTRAVDDATVGVTIADATRPNNPLVYVNEAFEELTGYSTDEMLGRNCRLLQGPATDEATVATLREAIDAGDSVSVDLVNYRKGGAPFWNNVRVVPVEDSAGDASHFVGFQEDATDRVRTNSLIELLNRVLRHNLRNELNVLQGYGQLLSDPAQLDGADVDAGRIIHETVEDLMSLSDQVRELEHIARQDRDPTHVDVSQLLADVTAHAHELSPDATVESRVDLPDGRGICAGAELTRAFEELVENAIRHADDPPTTVTVTAREAGDDVKLVVADDGPGIPPVEASVIEAGRETAVEHGTGLGLWLVNWIVTRYGGSFQIRPAGSDGASGTVAVVSLPGLNPDDDPDDVVRPHTTLFQ, from the coding sequence ATGTCAGAACAACGCGCCACAGCCAGCAACGATCGGTCCTCCCGACAGGCAGTCTACGAGGCGTTCGCCGACCGGAGCCGGTCCGTCGAGGAGGCGGTCGAACGTGCACTCACCGTGGGGACCGACCGACTCGGCGTCGGTCTCGGGTTTCTCACAGAGATCACGGAGGAGCGACAGGTCATCAGAACCGTCCAGGCCAGCGGAACGGACGGGACGATCGAAGCCGGCGATTCGTGCCCGCTCGACCGAGCGTACTGCCGACGGACGATCCAGCAGGACGGGGCGCTCTGCGTACAGGACGCCACCTCCTCCACGGCGGTTTCTCCGGCCGCATACGACGCGTTCGGCCTGGACACGTACGTCGGTGTGAAAGTGACCGTCAACGAGGAAGTGTACGGAACCGTCTGCTTCGCCGATACGGAGCCGCGCGCGGAGCCGTTCCCCGAGTCCGACCAGTTGTTCGTCGAAGTCCTCGCCCAGTTGATCGGTCAGGCGCTCGAACGACGTCGGCACGAGCAGTCCCTCCGCGAGCAGAACGAGCGACTTCGCGCCGAAAAGCGGCGCATCCAGCGCATCGCTGACACGACGTACGACCTGCTGTTCGAGATCGACCCCGACACCCGTCTGACCTACGTCTCGACGGCCGTCGGGACGGTGCTGGGATACACCCCGGAGGAGGCGATGGGCAACTCGTTCGCGGAGTACATCGCCCCGTCGTCCCTCCCGGCGGCCACCGCCGCGTTCGAGCGCGTGTTCGACGGCGAACCGGTTCGAGACCTCGAACTGACGGCGGTGACGGCTGACGGTGACGAGGCCGTCATCGAGATCAACGGCAAGCCGATCGTCGAAGACGAGGACGTCGCCGCGGTGCAGGGCGTCGCGCGCGACATCACGGCCCGACGCGAGCGCGAGGCGGAACTCCGACTGAAGACGAGAGCGGTCGACGACGCCACCGTCGGCGTCACTATCGCCGACGCGACGCGACCGAACAACCCGCTCGTCTACGTGAACGAAGCGTTCGAAGAGCTGACGGGCTACTCGACCGATGAGATGCTCGGCCGGAACTGTCGGCTCCTGCAGGGCCCGGCGACCGACGAGGCGACCGTCGCGACGCTCCGCGAGGCTATCGACGCCGGTGACTCGGTCTCTGTCGACCTCGTCAACTACCGGAAGGGGGGCGCGCCGTTCTGGAACAACGTGCGCGTGGTGCCGGTCGAAGACAGCGCCGGCGACGCCTCGCACTTCGTCGGCTTCCAGGAGGACGCCACCGACCGGGTCCGGACCAACAGCCTCATCGAACTGCTCAACCGCGTGCTCCGGCACAACCTCAGGAACGAACTGAACGTGCTCCAGGGCTACGGCCAACTCCTGAGTGACCCGGCGCAACTCGACGGAGCCGACGTCGACGCCGGGCGCATCATCCACGAAACGGTGGAGGATTTGATGTCGCTGAGTGACCAGGTCCGCGAACTCGAACACATCGCTCGGCAGGACCGCGACCCGACGCACGTCGACGTCTCGCAACTCCTCGCCGACGTGACCGCCCACGCACACGAGCTATCGCCCGACGCGACGGTCGAGTCCCGCGTCGACCTCCCCGACGGCCGCGGCATCTGTGCGGGTGCCGAACTGACGCGCGCGTTCGAGGAACTGGTCGAGAACGCAATCCGACACGCCGACGACCCGCCGACGACCGTGACGGTGACCGCCCGGGAGGCCGGCGACGACGTCAAACTCGTGGTCGCGGACGACGGCCCCGGCATCCCCCCGGTCGAGGCGTCGGTCATCGAGGCCGGCCGCGAGACGGCGGTCGAACACGGCACCGGGCTCGGACTGTGGCTCGTCAACTGGATCGTCACCCGGTACGGCGGGAGCTTCCAGATCCGTCCCGCGGGATCGGACGGCGCCTCCGGCACTGTCGCCGTCGTCTCCCTGCCCGGCCTCAATCCCGACGACGACCCCGACGACGTGGTCCGGCCGCACACGACGCTGTTCCAGTGA
- the thiD gene encoding bifunctional hydroxymethylpyrimidine kinase/phosphomethylpyrimidine kinase, with product MSRRAVPDRRPVALTVAGSDSGGGAGIQADLKTMEAHGVFGTSAITSVTAQHTRGVESTHVLPVEEVDAQLTAVRGDFDVAAVKTGMLATTPVVERVTTRLGEWEVPSVVDPVMVATSGDRLLEPEAEAAYEALVREATLVTPNADEAEVLTGVAVEDETAMREAGEALVEMGADAALVKGGHVDTEGVIDLLVTEGASHRFESPRVDTAATHGSGCTLSSAIAANLAGGASLVEAVEAGVTFMRRAVRYPLDVGEGPGSVHHLVALRDRAARHATSEAVEGVVDRLVGEEKSRVIVPEVGLNVVGATPYAEETEDVAAVEGRITRTVGGVRPNRGVRFGASSHVARFLLSVREFVPTYRFAANCRYDARVRAALDDLGWRVASFDRGNEPTPEEEASTMGWGAARAFETGDDGDGDEPPVAVVDEGDVGKEPMTRVLAADAETLGDRLLELAAVTGEQ from the coding sequence GTGAGCCGACGCGCGGTTCCCGACCGGCGGCCCGTCGCACTCACCGTCGCGGGCAGCGACTCCGGCGGGGGCGCGGGCATCCAAGCGGACCTGAAGACGATGGAGGCCCACGGCGTCTTCGGGACGAGCGCCATCACGAGCGTCACGGCCCAGCACACCCGAGGCGTCGAGTCGACGCACGTCCTGCCCGTCGAGGAGGTCGACGCACAGCTCACGGCCGTCCGGGGCGACTTCGACGTCGCGGCCGTGAAGACGGGGATGCTCGCGACGACGCCCGTCGTCGAGCGGGTGACGACCAGGCTCGGCGAGTGGGAGGTCCCGAGCGTCGTCGACCCGGTGATGGTCGCCACGAGCGGCGACCGGTTGCTCGAACCGGAGGCCGAAGCCGCCTACGAGGCGTTGGTTCGAGAGGCGACGCTCGTGACGCCAAACGCCGACGAGGCCGAGGTGCTGACCGGCGTCGCCGTCGAGGACGAGACGGCGATGCGGGAGGCGGGCGAGGCGCTCGTCGAGATGGGCGCGGACGCCGCGCTCGTGAAGGGCGGGCACGTCGACACCGAAGGTGTGATCGACTTGCTCGTCACCGAGGGGGCAAGCCATCGATTCGAGAGTCCCCGCGTCGACACGGCCGCGACACACGGTTCCGGCTGTACGCTGTCGAGCGCCATCGCCGCCAACCTGGCGGGGGGCGCGTCGCTCGTCGAAGCGGTCGAGGCCGGCGTCACGTTCATGCGTCGCGCCGTGCGCTATCCGCTCGACGTGGGAGAGGGACCCGGGTCGGTCCACCACCTCGTCGCGCTCCGCGACCGGGCCGCCCGGCACGCGACGAGCGAGGCCGTCGAGGGCGTGGTCGACCGACTGGTCGGGGAGGAGAAGTCACGAGTCATCGTCCCCGAGGTGGGACTGAACGTCGTCGGGGCGACGCCGTACGCCGAGGAAACGGAGGACGTCGCCGCCGTCGAGGGGCGCATCACCCGAACGGTGGGAGGGGTCCGACCGAACCGCGGCGTGCGGTTCGGCGCGTCGAGCCACGTCGCGCGCTTCCTCCTCTCGGTCCGGGAGTTCGTTCCCACCTATCGGTTCGCCGCGAACTGTCGGTACGACGCGAGGGTGAGGGCGGCGCTCGACGACCTGGGCTGGCGGGTCGCGTCGTTCGACCGGGGGAACGAGCCGACTCCCGAGGAGGAGGCCTCGACGATGGGATGGGGGGCGGCACGGGCGTTCGAGACGGGAGACGACGGCGACGGCGACGAACCGCCGGTCGCCGTGGTCGACGAGGGCGACGTGGGGAAGGAGCCGATGACGCGGGTGCTCGCCGCCGACGCCGAGACGCTCGGGGACCGCCTGCTCGAACTCGCGGCGGTCACCGGGGAACAGTAG
- the tenA gene encoding thiaminase II: MSFTEALEPTAESLWDAIVDHPMVAQLGEGTLDEDPFRYWVRQDYVYLVEYSRVFALGAAKAPDLRRLGTFAELLESTVNTEMDLHRKYAAEFGVSEQELEATEPSPTTRAYTDFLVRTASIGTFGDLVAALLPCMWGFNATARRLDARGRPNHEGYAAWIDMYAGEEFTELTEWCLDLMDDVAADASDGTRERYRDLFVLSGRYEYRFWDAAWREEEWEVAV; this comes from the coding sequence ATGTCGTTCACCGAGGCGCTCGAACCGACCGCCGAATCGCTCTGGGACGCCATCGTCGACCACCCGATGGTCGCCCAACTGGGTGAGGGAACGCTCGACGAGGACCCGTTTCGCTACTGGGTCCGACAGGACTACGTCTACCTCGTCGAGTACAGCCGCGTGTTCGCGCTCGGCGCGGCGAAAGCGCCCGATCTGAGGAGGTTGGGAACGTTCGCCGAACTCCTCGAATCGACGGTGAACACCGAGATGGACCTCCACCGGAAGTACGCCGCCGAGTTCGGGGTTTCGGAGCAGGAGTTAGAGGCGACCGAGCCGTCGCCGACCACGCGGGCGTACACCGACTTCCTGGTTCGGACCGCTTCGATCGGAACGTTCGGCGACCTCGTCGCCGCGCTCCTGCCCTGCATGTGGGGGTTCAACGCCACAGCCAGACGACTCGACGCCCGCGGCCGACCGAACCACGAGGGGTACGCCGCCTGGATCGACATGTACGCCGGGGAGGAGTTCACCGAACTCACCGAGTGGTGTCTCGACCTGATGGACGACGTCGCCGCCGACGCCTCCGACGGGACCAGAGAACGCTACCGCGACCTGTTCGTTCTCTCCGGTCGGTACGAGTACCGCTTCTGGGACGCCGCCTGGCGCGAGGAGGAGTGGGAGGTGGCGGTGTGA
- a CDS encoding thiamine-phosphate synthase family protein, with product MSLVHPSELVADRVLPTLRAMLARRLDERGATQQSIADHLGVSQAAVSNYLGGDVPLEPLVAEDADAQATVDRIATGLDEGEYDGYDVLADLVALVAVLEDRGPVCELHERAMPELRGLGCDLCVRGLDQEAERERAVLASVRQAVRLLSTAPGVAALVPNVGTNVGEALPGAEAVTDVAAIPGRVYTVNGRVEVPSDPEFGASKHVATAVLAAASVDASVRAAVNVATDDAFLERARDRGLSTLEFDADYEERGEHLRERFREFGGVPTVAYHRGAFGIEPVAYVFGESAVDAAERVVSLVDGEG from the coding sequence ATGTCACTGGTCCATCCGAGCGAACTCGTCGCTGACCGGGTGCTTCCGACGCTCCGGGCGATGCTCGCCCGCCGTCTGGACGAGCGCGGCGCGACCCAGCAGTCCATCGCCGACCACCTCGGCGTCTCGCAGGCCGCGGTGAGCAACTACCTCGGGGGTGACGTCCCGTTGGAACCGCTCGTCGCGGAGGACGCCGACGCGCAGGCGACGGTCGACCGAATCGCGACGGGTCTCGACGAGGGCGAGTACGACGGCTACGACGTCCTCGCGGACCTCGTCGCCCTCGTCGCCGTCTTGGAGGACCGCGGCCCCGTCTGCGAACTCCACGAGCGGGCGATGCCCGAACTGCGCGGGCTCGGCTGTGACCTCTGCGTCCGCGGCCTCGACCAGGAGGCCGAACGCGAGCGGGCCGTCCTCGCGAGCGTCCGGCAGGCGGTGCGTCTGCTGTCGACTGCCCCGGGCGTCGCCGCGCTCGTTCCCAACGTCGGGACGAACGTCGGCGAGGCGCTCCCCGGTGCCGAGGCTGTGACCGACGTCGCGGCCATCCCCGGCCGCGTCTACACCGTGAACGGGCGCGTCGAAGTCCCGTCGGACCCCGAGTTCGGCGCGTCGAAACACGTGGCGACGGCCGTCCTCGCCGCCGCGTCGGTCGATGCTTCGGTGCGGGCGGCGGTGAACGTCGCGACCGACGACGCGTTCCTCGAACGCGCCCGCGACCGCGGCCTCTCGACGCTGGAGTTCGACGCCGACTACGAGGAGCGCGGCGAGCACCTCCGCGAGCGGTTCCGGGAGTTCGGGGGCGTGCCGACCGTCGCGTACCACCGCGGGGCGTTCGGCATCGAACCCGTCGCCTACGTCTTCGGCGAGAGCGCGGTCGACGCCGCCGAGCGTGTGGTTTCGCTGGTCGACGGGGAGGGATGA
- a CDS encoding formate/nitrite transporter family protein translates to MTTDRQIQFPCFRTERIPSDSTDTLPEGEAILDTQLREGLSELYRPADGLFLSALSAGLDIGFGPLLMAVLLTTVGISNADEVSTRLLVSLAYGVGFILVVLGRSELFTEHTTLAVLPVIDGRASVARLGRLWALVYVGNVVGAVVFTLVAVPVTTGLGVTEPAAFVELATTFTEHDWSVLLGGAVLAGWLMGLLSWLVAAVDSSMARLAVVWLIATAIGLAHLPHSIAGTVEVFAGTVAGSVTLVDFGRFLAFTTLGNAVGGTVFVALLKYGHVVRGGPSTEDVKE, encoded by the coding sequence GTATTCCCTCCGACTCGACCGACACACTCCCGGAAGGCGAAGCGATACTCGACACACAGCTCCGCGAGGGGCTGAGCGAACTGTACCGCCCGGCGGACGGACTGTTCCTCTCGGCGCTGTCCGCCGGGCTCGACATCGGGTTCGGCCCGCTGTTGATGGCCGTCCTGCTCACGACGGTCGGCATCTCCAACGCCGACGAGGTGTCGACCCGACTCCTCGTCTCGCTCGCGTACGGCGTCGGTTTCATCCTCGTCGTGCTCGGCCGCTCCGAACTGTTCACCGAACACACCACGCTGGCGGTCCTCCCCGTGATCGACGGGCGCGCGTCGGTCGCGCGACTCGGACGGCTCTGGGCGCTCGTCTACGTCGGCAACGTCGTCGGTGCGGTCGTCTTCACGCTGGTGGCGGTGCCGGTGACTACGGGGCTCGGCGTCACCGAGCCGGCCGCGTTCGTCGAACTCGCGACGACGTTCACCGAACACGACTGGTCGGTGCTTCTCGGCGGAGCCGTCCTCGCCGGGTGGCTGATGGGCCTGCTCTCGTGGCTCGTGGCGGCCGTCGACAGTTCGATGGCCCGGCTGGCTGTCGTCTGGCTCATCGCCACTGCCATCGGCCTCGCGCACCTGCCACACAGCATCGCCGGAACCGTCGAGGTGTTCGCGGGGACCGTCGCGGGGTCGGTGACGCTCGTCGACTTCGGGCGTTTCCTCGCCTTCACCACGCTCGGCAACGCCGTCGGTGGGACGGTGTTCGTCGCCCTCCTCAAGTACGGACACGTCGTCCGCGGTGGTCCGTCGACCGAAGACGTGAAAGAGTGA